A genome region from Crossiella equi includes the following:
- a CDS encoding insulinase family protein, with product MEWVRTEIDGVPVFWSAHDGDLTAGLVFRVGSADEQLARRGITHLVEHLALSELDERPDHVNGAVDATLTTFLHKGSPERVAEFFARLCGVLADLPVTRLAVENQLLLTEADARGRDIASSLAIWRYGAATYGLPGYDECGIGLHTPEEVRAWARGWFTRGNAAMWLIGGPPPEGLRFPLPDGPRVPPPLPTSALRRTPAYFHAQLNGIAASSVIERSAAGIAYADLLQRRLYQNLRVAQGISYSQSASYDRRDGDMAEISAFADGLPSVHGKLVRGFAEVLDWLCELPVREHELDELLELRRAPLRDPKVLASLPVGAAEAELLGAEPPTVASLVDELAVLSEEDIQDVAISVRDNLLLMVPEGHEPPPRYTPAPTGSTGTVEGELLVSIDSATPGREGRPFRPGNEGRPRLCVGPTGVSLVNGPEFLTVRFAECAAMFAWPDGARHLIGLDGLHLLVEPNLWQDGHTLPALLDGWVSPSLVVPRPPRPEHEIPRAPKPSSSWSLLRARRKRG from the coding sequence GTGGAGTGGGTTCGCACCGAGATCGACGGTGTGCCGGTGTTCTGGTCCGCGCACGACGGGGACCTCACCGCCGGGCTGGTGTTCCGGGTCGGCAGCGCCGACGAGCAGCTGGCCCGCCGCGGCATCACGCACCTGGTCGAGCACCTGGCGCTGTCCGAACTGGACGAGCGGCCCGACCACGTCAACGGCGCCGTGGACGCCACCCTGACCACGTTCCTGCACAAGGGCAGCCCAGAGCGGGTGGCCGAGTTCTTCGCTCGGCTGTGCGGGGTGCTGGCCGACCTGCCGGTCACGCGCCTGGCCGTGGAGAACCAGCTGCTGCTCACCGAGGCCGACGCCCGGGGCCGCGACATCGCCTCCTCGCTGGCGATCTGGCGCTACGGCGCGGCCACCTACGGCCTGCCCGGCTACGACGAGTGCGGCATCGGCCTGCACACGCCCGAGGAGGTCCGGGCCTGGGCTCGCGGCTGGTTCACCCGGGGCAACGCCGCGATGTGGCTGATCGGCGGGCCGCCGCCGGAGGGCCTGCGGTTCCCGCTGCCGGACGGTCCGCGCGTGCCGCCGCCGCTGCCCACGAGTGCGTTGCGGCGCACGCCCGCCTACTTCCACGCCCAGCTCAACGGGATCGCGGCCAGCAGCGTCATCGAGCGCTCCGCGGCGGGCATCGCCTACGCGGACCTGTTGCAGCGCAGGCTCTACCAGAACCTGCGGGTGGCGCAGGGCATCAGCTACAGCCAGTCCGCCAGCTACGACCGGCGGGACGGCGACATGGCGGAGATCTCCGCCTTCGCCGACGGCCTGCCCTCGGTGCACGGCAAGCTGGTGCGGGGCTTCGCCGAGGTGCTGGACTGGCTGTGCGAGCTGCCGGTGCGCGAGCACGAGCTGGACGAGCTGCTGGAGCTGCGCCGCGCCCCGCTGCGCGACCCCAAGGTGCTGGCCTCGCTCCCGGTCGGGGCGGCCGAGGCCGAACTGCTCGGCGCCGAACCGCCGACCGTGGCGTCCCTGGTGGACGAACTGGCGGTGCTGTCCGAAGAGGACATCCAGGACGTGGCGATCTCGGTGCGGGACAACCTGTTGCTGATGGTGCCCGAGGGCCACGAGCCACCACCCCGATACACGCCCGCGCCCACCGGCTCCACCGGCACGGTGGAGGGTGAGCTGCTGGTCTCCATCGACTCGGCCACCCCGGGCCGGGAGGGCAGACCCTTCCGGCCCGGCAACGAGGGCCGCCCACGCCTGTGCGTGGGCCCCACCGGGGTGAGCCTGGTCAACGGGCCGGAGTTCCTGACCGTGCGCTTCGCCGAGTGCGCGGCCATGTTCGCCTGGCCGGACGGCGCCCGCCACCTCATCGGCCTCGACGGGCTGCACCTGCTCGTCGAGCCGAACCTCTGGCAGGACGGGCACACCCTGCCCGCCCTGCTGGACGGCTGGGTGTCCCCGTCCCTGGTCGTGCCCCGGCCGCCCCGCCCGGAGCACGAGATCCCGCGCGCGCCGAAGCCGAGCTCCTCCTGGAGCCTGCTGCGGGCGCGCCGGAAACGCGGTTAG